From the genome of Sphingobacterium kitahiroshimense, one region includes:
- a CDS encoding RagB/SusD family nutrient uptake outer membrane protein — MKLILSTVLISCTLLVGCGDQWLEKSQPSTSTESSEAIKSPREAQYALNGIYDILRGYEYYGARMTYYGDVTGEDMLSNGDTKRAAKYYLFDFNKDNTPSSLWYQPYRVLRNANGVLAFVNGVEKEQLTDELNDIKGQALTLRALAHFDLVKVFGDPYTKNNGASLGVPIEIEKHNSTNKPARNSVKEVYTQIVDDLENAVILLSTAKKNGKLNKFGAQQLLARAYLYMGENSNALTVAMQLIKEAETTQSSTKGQYLLWTNSEYASVWSKDFTNEVLFQLSIVKTENGPGKEGIGYLLWRNGYNDIILSDDYMKLIKDDSNDVRHKVITKYTSKQVDYYYLNKYPGNTSDGENPEFADVPVLRLSEGYLIAAEAAVKLNDNSNALKYLNAIVSRANPAKSVTGVVTLQRVMEERRRELVGEGHRLFDALRNNMRIERKGSAHVSPSLRPETKSFDRTFFKTLMAIPRIEIDANKNIVQNDGY, encoded by the coding sequence ATGAAACTTATATTATCAACGGTTCTGATATCTTGTACTTTGTTAGTTGGATGTGGGGACCAATGGCTGGAGAAATCCCAGCCAAGTACTTCTACAGAAAGTTCTGAAGCAATTAAATCTCCCCGAGAAGCTCAATATGCTTTAAATGGCATTTACGATATTCTACGTGGTTATGAATATTATGGAGCTCGTATGACTTATTATGGCGATGTAACTGGAGAAGATATGTTGTCGAACGGTGACACAAAACGTGCTGCAAAATATTATCTTTTTGATTTTAACAAGGACAATACTCCTTCATCACTGTGGTATCAGCCTTATCGTGTTTTAAGAAATGCGAATGGTGTTTTGGCCTTCGTTAATGGAGTTGAGAAAGAACAATTGACCGATGAACTCAATGACATAAAAGGACAGGCATTAACACTTCGCGCGTTGGCACATTTTGATCTGGTTAAAGTGTTTGGAGATCCTTATACAAAAAACAACGGGGCCTCACTAGGGGTACCGATTGAAATAGAAAAACATAATTCAACTAATAAACCTGCACGTAATTCAGTAAAAGAAGTCTATACACAGATTGTAGATGATTTGGAAAATGCTGTAATATTATTGAGTACTGCGAAAAAAAATGGCAAACTTAATAAATTTGGTGCACAGCAACTATTAGCAAGAGCTTATCTTTATATGGGCGAAAATTCCAATGCTTTAACTGTCGCGATGCAATTGATCAAAGAAGCGGAAACAACCCAGAGCTCGACTAAAGGTCAATATCTGTTATGGACAAATAGTGAATACGCTTCTGTTTGGTCAAAGGATTTTACAAATGAAGTTTTGTTTCAGCTATCTATTGTAAAGACTGAAAACGGTCCTGGAAAAGAAGGAATAGGGTACCTATTGTGGAGAAATGGATATAATGACATTATTTTATCGGACGATTATATGAAGTTAATCAAAGATGACTCCAATGATGTCCGTCATAAGGTCATTACAAAATATACCAGTAAACAGGTTGACTATTATTATTTGAACAAATATCCTGGAAATACTTCTGATGGTGAAAATCCTGAATTTGCAGATGTTCCTGTCCTTCGTCTTTCGGAGGGATATTTAATTGCAGCTGAAGCTGCCGTTAAACTAAACGACAATAGTAATGCGTTGAAATACCTAAATGCAATAGTTTCGCGTGCAAATCCTGCAAAATCTGTTACTGGTGTTGTGACTTTACAACGAGTTATGGAAGAGCGCCGTCGTGAACTTGTAGGTGAGGGACATCGACTATTTGATGCATTACGCAACAATATGCGTATAGAGCGTAAAGGTAGTGCTCATGTTTCGCCATCTTTAAGACCTGAAACTAAATCTTTTGATCGTACTTTTTTCAAAACATTGATGGCTATTCCACGAATTGAGATTGATGCGAATAAAAACATCGTTCAAAACGACGGATATTAA
- a CDS encoding metallophosphoesterase, protein MMYNCIQQYLKVNYTGPSRISITCALTAVFVLFQIADTHSQTTLGNNDGPYFFYENGGTKLVRVENGEIRSEVPVKSSFKVVTEDGEHQFEIKRHPVKTPSWNSPKSSKILVLSDPHGDFQSFYAILKAQKVIGSNYQWTFGKNNLVIIGDVFDRGKDVLPIFWLIYKLENEAEKAGGKVHFLLGNHEEMILRGNYKYAQDKYKVLADAIGKDYRDFWSLDTELGKWLQSKNTMEKIGDHLFVHAGLSHTMLDPQWTIPAVNDSVRFYLFQTKEERHKSRAGTFLFGSEGPLWYRGMVRQEEKYEPLNETDLEKILQIYSAKRIYLGHTIFPEVTSFYKGRVVAVNVSNEANRLGGKSRGLLIEGNKTSVIYDDVKKNKILAQ, encoded by the coding sequence ATGATGTATAACTGCATTCAACAATATCTTAAAGTCAATTATACTGGTCCTTCTAGGATCAGTATAACTTGTGCTTTGACAGCTGTATTTGTTCTTTTTCAGATTGCCGATACACATAGTCAAACAACATTGGGAAATAACGATGGTCCCTATTTCTTTTATGAAAATGGAGGAACGAAGCTAGTGCGTGTCGAGAATGGTGAGATTCGAAGTGAAGTACCGGTTAAATCATCATTTAAAGTAGTGACAGAAGATGGTGAACATCAGTTTGAAATAAAGCGACACCCGGTTAAGACACCTAGCTGGAATTCTCCAAAAAGTAGTAAGATCCTTGTTTTGTCAGACCCTCACGGCGATTTTCAATCTTTTTATGCTATTCTAAAAGCGCAGAAAGTAATAGGAAGTAATTATCAATGGACTTTTGGAAAAAATAACCTTGTCATTATCGGAGATGTATTTGATCGCGGTAAAGACGTATTACCCATCTTTTGGTTAATCTATAAATTGGAAAATGAAGCCGAAAAAGCTGGCGGTAAGGTGCATTTTCTTTTGGGTAATCATGAAGAAATGATCTTACGGGGTAATTATAAATATGCCCAAGATAAGTATAAGGTACTTGCTGACGCTATTGGAAAAGATTATCGTGATTTCTGGTCATTAGATACTGAATTAGGAAAATGGCTACAAAGTAAAAATACGATGGAGAAGATAGGAGATCATCTTTTTGTACATGCAGGACTTAGTCATACCATGTTAGATCCACAATGGACAATACCTGCAGTAAATGATTCTGTTCGTTTCTATTTGTTTCAAACCAAAGAAGAGAGACATAAGTCGCGTGCAGGTACTTTTCTATTTGGTAGTGAAGGACCTTTGTGGTATCGCGGCATGGTTCGTCAAGAAGAAAAGTATGAGCCTTTAAACGAAACAGATTTAGAAAAAATACTGCAGATTTACAGTGCAAAAAGAATATATCTTGGACATACAATTTTTCCAGAAGTTACCTCTTTTTATAAAGGTCGCGTTGTTGCCGTAAATGTGAGTAATGAAGCAAATAGATTAGGAGGCAAAAGTCGTGGATTACTTATTGAAGGAAATAAGACGAGCGTCATTTATGATGATGTAAAGAAGAATAAGATATTAGCACAATAA
- a CDS encoding FG-GAP repeat domain-containing protein, whose protein sequence is MKNYIQQSLSYMSICLLFGSTQCSVAQQKYFNDVTLTNIPQDAKAHALDVILIDVDADGDLDLVLALESEPNRLYLNDGSGKFSWKKGVFAEKPHDTEHVRAADFNKDGFIDFIFVAEDDQNHEYYLGKGDGTFIDVSDRILGKSEANGLDIADVNGDGLMDIVIGNSGKSPQNFLWINDAKRPGYFLDHTSISLPQVEDQTQSIKFADLDADGHMDMIIGNETPPNRLLFNDGKGNFIEHTAGLPLMVPLHTREVIVFDANGDGKPDILFANLTSNGGAKDKDPRARLFINQGDRRFVDETESRMPEQTFSTYAATAIDFDHDGHLDIILSAIKIPPFEEMQVQALRNDGKGHFSFVTDKTIPEITRGRSWGIAVGDVNADGIADMVIGGWGSQVRLLLGQK, encoded by the coding sequence ATGAAAAATTACATCCAACAGTCACTAAGTTATATGAGCATATGCTTATTGTTTGGGTCTACACAATGCAGTGTGGCTCAACAGAAATATTTTAATGATGTGACGTTAACAAATATTCCACAAGATGCAAAAGCGCATGCTTTGGATGTAATCCTGATCGATGTTGATGCTGATGGAGATCTTGATCTTGTACTGGCTCTAGAATCTGAACCCAACAGATTATACCTTAACGATGGAAGTGGTAAGTTTTCTTGGAAGAAAGGTGTTTTTGCTGAAAAACCGCATGATACAGAGCATGTAAGGGCGGCAGATTTTAATAAAGATGGTTTTATAGACTTTATTTTTGTGGCTGAGGATGATCAGAACCATGAGTATTATTTAGGTAAAGGTGATGGCACATTTATCGATGTATCCGATCGAATATTAGGCAAAAGCGAAGCTAACGGCCTAGACATAGCAGATGTCAACGGAGATGGTCTTATGGATATTGTTATCGGTAATTCGGGTAAATCACCACAAAATTTTTTATGGATAAATGATGCTAAACGACCTGGTTATTTTTTAGACCATACTTCAATTTCACTTCCACAGGTTGAAGATCAAACTCAATCCATCAAATTTGCAGATTTGGATGCTGATGGTCACATGGATATGATTATTGGTAACGAAACTCCGCCAAATCGCTTATTATTTAATGATGGGAAAGGAAATTTCATAGAACATACCGCAGGATTACCGCTCATGGTCCCCTTACACACCCGCGAGGTGATTGTATTTGATGCAAATGGCGATGGGAAACCCGATATACTTTTCGCCAATCTAACAAGTAATGGTGGCGCAAAAGATAAAGATCCCAGAGCCCGATTGTTTATAAATCAGGGCGACCGTCGTTTTGTAGATGAAACAGAATCTAGAATGCCAGAACAAACATTTTCTACGTATGCTGCTACTGCAATTGATTTTGATCATGACGGACACTTAGACATTATACTGAGTGCGATCAAGATTCCTCCTTTTGAAGAGATGCAAGTGCAAGCTTTAAGAAACGATGGAAAGGGTCACTTTTCTTTTGTTACTGACAAAACAATCCCTGAGATTACACGTGGTAGAAGCTGGGGTATTGCAGTTGGCGATGTCAACGCTGATGGGATAGCTGATATGGTGATCGGCGGATGGGGCTCTCAGGTTCGTCTGTTATTGGGTCAAAAATAA
- the mnmD gene encoding tRNA (5-methylaminomethyl-2-thiouridine)(34)-methyltransferase MnmD — MEFVTTGDGSKTLFNEQIGECYHSKHGAVQESKHVFIQTGLDYYIQKHSLKDITILEVGFGTGLNFTQTLAYTSGKEISVDYVGIEGYPLSLEVIQQIGYDAFVSEENWNNYISGYKQALNETTQIDSNTNLYIDHTLLMDFGSDKTFDLVYFDAFAAIHQPEMWSDEALAHVAKFVKPGGVFVTYAITGNLKRSMKALGFTIEKAPGAPGKREMLRATKV; from the coding sequence ATGGAATTTGTAACAACAGGAGATGGTTCAAAAACATTGTTTAATGAACAAATAGGAGAGTGCTACCACTCCAAACATGGTGCAGTTCAAGAAAGTAAACATGTTTTTATTCAGACAGGACTTGATTATTACATTCAGAAACACTCCTTAAAGGATATCACTATTTTGGAAGTAGGTTTTGGAACAGGCTTAAACTTTACGCAAACGCTCGCTTATACATCTGGTAAAGAAATTTCGGTAGATTATGTAGGTATAGAAGGCTATCCATTGTCACTGGAGGTTATTCAGCAAATTGGTTATGATGCATTCGTTTCTGAAGAAAACTGGAATAATTATATATCAGGATATAAACAAGCTCTAAATGAAACTACGCAAATTGATTCAAATACGAATTTATATATCGATCATACCTTATTGATGGATTTTGGTTCAGATAAAACTTTTGATTTGGTATACTTTGATGCCTTTGCTGCTATTCATCAACCCGAAATGTGGTCAGATGAGGCTTTGGCCCATGTTGCAAAATTTGTAAAACCAGGAGGTGTATTTGTTACCTATGCTATTACCGGCAATCTCAAAAGAAGCATGAAAGCACTAGGATTTACGATCGAAAAAGCACCGGGAGCACCAGGGAAGAGAGAGATGTTACGGGCGACAAAGGTTTAA
- a CDS encoding FKBP-type peptidyl-prolyl cis-trans isomerase, which produces MAIVTNDVVALTYKLHTIENGEKVFVEETTTENPLDFLYGVGMMLPKFEENIAGLNVGDTTAFELSAEDAYGEKDERAVAQLPADMFKETGLPPVGEVIPLQDNQGNQFRAVVVEVTPEVVVADLNHPMAGKSLHFEIEILNVRPATEEELSHGHSHGVDGTQGH; this is translated from the coding sequence ATGGCAATAGTAACTAATGACGTAGTAGCGTTAACTTACAAACTTCACACAATCGAAAACGGCGAAAAAGTATTCGTAGAAGAAACAACAACAGAAAATCCTTTAGACTTCTTGTATGGTGTAGGCATGATGCTTCCTAAATTTGAAGAAAACATCGCTGGCTTAAATGTTGGTGACACTACTGCATTTGAATTATCTGCAGAAGATGCTTATGGCGAAAAAGACGAGCGTGCTGTTGCCCAATTGCCAGCAGATATGTTTAAAGAAACTGGTTTACCTCCAGTAGGTGAAGTTATCCCTTTACAAGATAACCAAGGTAACCAATTCCGTGCAGTAGTTGTAGAAGTAACTCCAGAGGTTGTAGTTGCTGACTTAAACCACCCAATGGCTGGTAAATCCTTACATTTCGAAATCGAAATTTTAAATGTACGTCCTGCAACTGAAGAAGAGTTATCTCATGGTCACTCTCACGGTGTAGATGGTACTCAAGGTCACTAA
- a CDS encoding thioredoxin domain-containing protein has translation MANQLQFENSPYLKQHAHNPVHWMPWGEEALKKAQEENKLIIISIGYSACHWCHVMERESFENDVIAQTMNKFYVPIKIDREERPDIDQVYMTAVQLMTNAGGWPLNCICLPDGRPIYGGTYFKAHDWQNILIQIARMWEEQPAVAMEYADKLTKGIQQSERLPINAIPEQYKFEDLEDIIKPWKELFDPRDGGYHRSPKFPLPNNWLFLLRYAVLAQDTETLSHVHFTLQKIASGGIYDHIGGGFARYSVDSEWHVPHFEKMLYDNGQLISLYAEAYQQQPHPLYKRVVEETIAWAQREMLAPNNGFYAALDADSEGVEGKFYTFDITEIKTVLGEDADLFIAYYNITVEGNWEEEKTNILICDIDADEMAKEAGYNTEEWEIYLQSIKKKLFDYRKNRIHPGLDHKQLATWNALLLKGLIDAYRIFDKKEYLELALLNAEFLKSELIAGDFSMLHQPQDSNRSIPGFLDDYAFTITAFTALYEATFEEKWLQIATSLIDKTIELFYDSNEKTFYYSASSAEKLIARKSEVMDNVIPSSTSAICHQLKKIGLLTDNEEYIAISDQLFANVSPQIKTYGSAYSNWAILLLEELYGCNEIALTGEDAHAFRKELDHYYIPNKIVLGGTKSSLPLLLNRQGLNSKAYLCRNKTCSLPQNTIAELIKIIE, from the coding sequence ATGGCAAATCAATTGCAATTTGAAAATTCTCCATATCTGAAACAACATGCGCACAATCCGGTTCACTGGATGCCATGGGGGGAAGAAGCATTAAAGAAAGCACAGGAAGAAAATAAATTGATCATCATCAGTATCGGCTACTCTGCCTGTCACTGGTGTCATGTGATGGAACGCGAAAGCTTTGAAAATGATGTGATCGCACAGACCATGAACAAGTTTTATGTTCCGATCAAAATAGACAGAGAAGAGCGTCCAGATATTGATCAGGTCTATATGACTGCAGTACAGTTGATGACAAATGCTGGTGGATGGCCATTAAACTGCATCTGTTTACCTGACGGTAGACCCATATACGGTGGTACTTATTTCAAAGCTCATGATTGGCAGAATATTTTAATTCAGATTGCCCGCATGTGGGAAGAACAACCTGCTGTAGCAATGGAATATGCTGACAAATTGACAAAAGGCATTCAACAGAGTGAGCGATTACCTATAAATGCAATACCGGAGCAATATAAGTTTGAAGATTTAGAAGATATTATAAAACCTTGGAAAGAATTATTTGATCCAAGGGACGGTGGTTATCATCGCAGTCCAAAATTTCCGCTTCCTAACAACTGGTTATTCTTATTGCGTTACGCGGTTTTGGCACAGGATACTGAAACACTAAGCCATGTTCATTTTACGCTCCAAAAAATTGCTTCTGGAGGTATCTATGACCACATAGGAGGCGGCTTTGCGCGCTATTCAGTCGATAGTGAATGGCATGTCCCACATTTTGAAAAAATGCTGTACGACAATGGCCAACTCATTTCCCTGTATGCAGAAGCTTATCAACAGCAACCCCATCCTTTATATAAACGTGTCGTTGAAGAGACAATTGCTTGGGCGCAACGCGAAATGTTAGCTCCGAACAATGGCTTTTATGCAGCTTTAGATGCCGATAGTGAAGGCGTCGAAGGAAAATTCTACACATTTGACATCACCGAAATTAAAACGGTGTTAGGTGAAGATGCTGATTTATTTATCGCTTATTACAACATTACTGTTGAAGGTAACTGGGAAGAAGAAAAAACTAATATATTGATTTGTGACATTGATGCTGATGAAATGGCTAAGGAAGCTGGCTACAATACAGAAGAATGGGAAATTTATCTACAGTCAATAAAGAAGAAACTATTTGACTACAGAAAAAATCGTATTCATCCTGGACTTGACCACAAACAATTAGCAACATGGAACGCGTTACTACTAAAGGGGCTGATTGATGCATACCGCATCTTTGATAAAAAGGAATACTTAGAGCTGGCTTTACTGAATGCTGAATTTCTGAAGAGTGAATTGATTGCCGGCGATTTCAGTATGTTACATCAGCCACAAGATTCAAATCGCAGTATCCCCGGTTTTTTAGATGATTACGCTTTTACGATCACTGCATTTACAGCACTTTACGAAGCTACTTTTGAAGAAAAATGGTTACAAATAGCAACCTCTTTAATCGATAAAACAATCGAATTATTTTACGATAGCAACGAAAAAACGTTTTACTACAGTGCATCGAGCGCAGAAAAATTAATTGCACGAAAAAGTGAAGTCATGGATAATGTCATTCCGTCATCTACATCAGCAATTTGTCATCAATTAAAAAAAATAGGACTACTGACTGATAATGAGGAGTATATAGCAATTTCAGATCAGTTATTTGCCAATGTATCCCCACAAATCAAGACATATGGTTCTGCATATTCAAATTGGGCAATATTATTGTTAGAAGAATTGTATGGTTGCAATGAGATTGCGCTAACTGGAGAAGATGCACATGCATTTCGTAAGGAGCTAGATCATTATTACATTCCGAATAAAATTGTATTGGGTGGAACAAAAAGCAGTCTGCCATTGTTATTAAATAGACAGGGTTTAAATTCAAAAGCATACCTTTGTCGAAATAAAACATGCAGTCTGCCACAGAATACAATTGCAGAACTTATAAAAATAATAGAATAA